The genomic DNA GCGGTTGGACAATTCCTTTGGCTAAAAAATTGACGGAAGGAAAAATTTATGCTTTAGATATCTTAGAAGAGCCATTATCAGCTTTAAAAAGCCGGGCTCAATTAGAAAAAGTTTTTAATATTGAAACAATCTTGGTAGATTTGGAAAAAAACTCCAAGATAAGGGACGATTCAATAGATTTGGTTCTCTCCATCAATCTTCTCTTTCAAATTGAAGACAAGAATGCTATTCTAAAAGAGATAAAAAGAGTTTTAAAAAAAGGAGGCAAGGCCTTAATTATTGATTGGTTAACCGAGACCGCTTTGGGTCCGGAAGAAGAAAGGGTCTCAGCTGAAAAAGTCAAAACATTAGCCAAAGAAATTGATTTGAAATTAGAGAAAGAATTTTTAGCTGGTAGCCATCACTGGGCCTTAATTTTGCTAAAATGAAAAAAATAACTCAAAAGTGGTTAGAATATGCCAAAGGTGATTTAGAAGGAGCCGCCATAAAATTGGAAAAAGAATTTGAAGCAGCTGTTTATCATTATGCTATAATCTTGGTAAAATAGTATAATATGAAAAAAACATTTTTTTTAATTTTATTTTTCACATTTTTATTAGCTTTATTATCAGGGACTGGGGTCTTTGCTGGTGATTTAAGAATTATAACTGATGGGCGGCTACCCGACGGGACTTTCGGAGTAGAATATAACCAACAACTACAAGCGCGGGGAGGTACCCTTCCTTACACATGGGGTTTAATGGACGGGAAGCTTCCGCCCGGCCTTATGATACATCCTACTTTTGGGAGAATTATAGGAACGCCAACAGAAGATGGAGTAGTAAAAACCCATACTTTTAGAGTGAGTGTCGTAGACGGTCGTGGTACTATTGCTAATAGTAGGCGTCTTTCTATTTTTATATCGATACCACAACTTATGATTACTAACCTCCCTCCCGATGGTAGGTTTCCAGAGAAAGGGTTTGTAGGAAAGAATTTTGAATTTACTTTTCAAGCCGAGGGCGGAATCCCTCCTTATACATGGAAAAATATCCCGGGGGAGGATGTTACGTGTTGGAATCCGTTTGCTAATATAGGGCTTCAACTTTCTGAAGATGGGAAACTTACGGGAATACTATCAAGAATAGCCAGCCCGCATTGTTCTAGAATAAAAGTTACTGGCAGAATCAAAGAGGATGCTCTTACAAACATTGCTAGGACAAATATCCGTATTGACGTTGAGCACATCCCTTTAATAATTACTACAAAAACTCTCCCTTCAGGAGAAGTTGGTAGAGAATATCGCGCAACGCTTTCAGCTGTTGGCGGCAGAGAGCTTCCCTATTCGTGGAGACTTGTCGGGGATCTTCCAGATGGTCTTAGTCTTACTACAGACGGAATAATTAGCGGGAGACCAACCAAAGAGGGGACTTTTGATTTTACTATAGTGTGTAGAGATGCTAGAAAAGAAGAGACCACTAAACCATTTTCAATTAAAATTAAACCCCCTGCCCCTGGGGATCCAGCTCCTGGGGATCCAGCCCTTGGGGATCCAGCCACTGGGGATCCAGCCCCTGGGGATCCAGCCCCTGGCATTCCCGGGCTAATTACTTTTCCAAACCCCTTAGGGGCAAGGACTTTTGAGGAGCTGATTAATGCTTTGGTCAATTTTGTTTTCTGGGTAACTATTGTTTTAGCGCCCTTAATGATAATTATCAGCGGTTTTTATTTTGTGACCGCTCTTGGAGATCCGAAAAAAATTGAAACAGGTAAAAATATTATTGTCTGGACCGTCGTAGCCGTAATAGTTGTTCTTTTAGCCAGAGGGTTGATAGCGCTTTTAAGGGGGATTTTAGGCGCCCCTTAATAAAATTTAAAAACAAAAGGTCGAACCCCAACATTAATTATGACTTTGAAGAATTAGTTTAAGTTTTGAGCCCTAATTAATGTTAGAAGAAAATTA from Candidatus Nealsonbacteria bacterium includes the following:
- a CDS encoding class I SAM-dependent methyltransferase, translating into MEGFLDPNQVLKQLELREDMVAADFGSGSGGWTIPLAKKLTEGKIYALDILEEPLSALKSRAQLEKVFNIETILVDLEKNSKIRDDSIDLVLSINLLFQIEDKNAILKEIKRVLKKGGKALIIDWLTETALGPEEERVSAEKVKTLAKEIDLKLEKEFLAGSHHWALILLK
- a CDS encoding Ig domain-containing protein, yielding MKKTFFLILFFTFLLALLSGTGVFAGDLRIITDGRLPDGTFGVEYNQQLQARGGTLPYTWGLMDGKLPPGLMIHPTFGRIIGTPTEDGVVKTHTFRVSVVDGRGTIANSRRLSIFISIPQLMITNLPPDGRFPEKGFVGKNFEFTFQAEGGIPPYTWKNIPGEDVTCWNPFANIGLQLSEDGKLTGILSRIASPHCSRIKVTGRIKEDALTNIARTNIRIDVEHIPLIITTKTLPSGEVGREYRATLSAVGGRELPYSWRLVGDLPDGLSLTTDGIISGRPTKEGTFDFTIVCRDARKEETTKPFSIKIKPPAPGDPAPGDPALGDPATGDPAPGDPAPGIPGLITFPNPLGARTFEELINALVNFVFWVTIVLAPLMIIISGFYFVTALGDPKKIETGKNIIVWTVVAVIVVLLARGLIALLRGILGAP